From the Chitinolyticbacter meiyuanensis genome, one window contains:
- the cysN gene encoding sulfate adenylyltransferase subunit CysN: MSHQSDLIASDILAYLKQHENKDLLRFITCGNVDDGKSTLIGRLLHDSKLIFEDHLAAIKKDSQKYNTTDDEFDLALLVDGLQAEREQGITIDVAYRYFSTDKRKFIIADCPGHEQYTRNMATGASTCDLAVILIDARYGVQTQTRRHSYIVSLLGIRHVLVAVNKMDLVDFSEARFNEIKAAYLEFAGALNIPDIRFVPISALKGDNVVNASTQTAWYDGGTLMQLLEAVEVNRNAQLDAFRLPVQYVNRPNLDFRGFCGTIAAGHIAPGDDVVALPSGKRSKVKAIVTFEGEQADAFAGQAITLTLDDEIDISRGDLIVRADDAQPNVAQAFDAHVVWMNESPLVVGKEYAIKLAGKSVFGRVSKIAHRIDVNTMAQLDAEQIGLNEIALVTLEVNAPVVFDPYIQCRGTGSFIVIDRLSNATAGAGMIASVAASASKSLDEMDELERYRAFEVELNGLVRRYFPHWEAVDLSKLVR; the protein is encoded by the coding sequence ATGTCTCACCAATCCGACCTGATCGCCAGCGACATCCTCGCCTACCTCAAGCAGCACGAGAACAAGGATCTGCTGCGTTTCATCACCTGTGGCAACGTCGATGACGGCAAGTCCACGCTGATCGGCCGCCTGCTGCACGATTCCAAGCTGATCTTTGAAGACCACCTCGCCGCGATCAAGAAGGACAGCCAGAAGTACAACACCACCGACGACGAGTTCGATCTGGCGCTGCTGGTCGACGGCCTGCAGGCCGAACGCGAGCAAGGCATCACCATCGACGTGGCCTACCGCTATTTCAGCACCGACAAGCGCAAGTTCATCATCGCCGACTGCCCGGGGCACGAGCAGTACACCCGCAACATGGCCACCGGCGCTTCCACCTGTGATCTGGCGGTGATCCTGATCGATGCCCGCTACGGCGTGCAGACCCAGACCCGTCGCCACAGCTACATTGTCAGCCTACTCGGCATTCGCCATGTGCTGGTCGCGGTGAACAAGATGGACCTGGTCGACTTCTCGGAAGCGCGCTTCAACGAGATCAAGGCGGCCTACCTGGAATTCGCCGGTGCGCTGAACATCCCCGACATCCGCTTCGTGCCGATCTCGGCGCTGAAGGGCGATAACGTGGTCAACGCCTCCACGCAGACCGCGTGGTACGACGGCGGCACGCTGATGCAGCTGCTGGAAGCCGTCGAGGTGAACCGCAACGCCCAGCTCGACGCGTTCCGCCTGCCGGTGCAATACGTGAACCGGCCCAACCTCGACTTCCGCGGCTTCTGCGGCACCATTGCCGCCGGCCACATCGCTCCAGGCGATGACGTCGTCGCACTACCGTCGGGCAAGCGCTCCAAGGTAAAGGCCATCGTCACCTTCGAAGGCGAGCAAGCCGACGCCTTCGCCGGCCAGGCCATCACGCTGACGCTGGACGACGAGATCGACATCAGCCGCGGTGATCTGATCGTACGCGCCGACGATGCCCAGCCCAATGTGGCCCAGGCCTTCGATGCCCACGTGGTATGGATGAACGAATCACCGCTCGTTGTCGGCAAGGAATACGCGATCAAGCTCGCCGGGAAGAGCGTGTTCGGCCGCGTCAGCAAGATCGCCCACCGCATCGACGTGAACACCATGGCACAGCTCGATGCTGAGCAGATCGGCCTCAACGAAATCGCCCTGGTCACACTCGAAGTCAACGCCCCAGTGGTATTCGACCCCTACATCCAGTGCCGCGGCACTGGCAGCTTCATTGTGATCGACCGCCTGAGCAACGCCACGGCCGGTGCCGGAATGATCGCTAGCGTCGCCGCTTCGGCCAGCAAATCACTCGATGAAATGGACGAACTGGAACGCTACCGCGCGTTCGAGGTGGAGCTGAATGGGCTGGTGCGGAGATATTTTCCGCACTGGGAGGCGGTAGATTTGAGCAAATTGGTGCGCTGA
- the cysD gene encoding sulfate adenylyltransferase subunit CysD has protein sequence MNTISETRLTHLKQLEAESIHIIREVAAEFDNPVMLYSIGKDSAVMLHLAKKAFAPGKPPFPLMHVDTTWKFQEMYKLRDQQKAEGWNLITYVNEEGVKAGINPFTAGSAKHTDVMKTEGLKQALNKYGFDAAFGGARRDEEKSRAKERVYSFRDKNHRWDPKNQRPELWNIYNSRIDKGESIRVFPLSNWTELDIWQYIFLENIEIVPLYFAAEREVVDYNGALVMIDDERILQYLTPEQKATIRKEWVRFRTLGCYPLTGAVESRAQTLPDIIQEMLLTTTSERQGRVIDHDSSGSMEKKKMEGYF, from the coding sequence ATGAACACCATCAGCGAAACGCGCCTCACCCACCTCAAGCAGCTGGAGGCCGAGTCCATCCACATCATCCGCGAGGTCGCGGCCGAGTTCGACAACCCGGTGATGCTGTACTCGATCGGCAAGGATTCCGCCGTAATGCTGCATCTGGCCAAGAAGGCCTTTGCCCCCGGCAAGCCACCGTTCCCGCTGATGCACGTGGATACCACCTGGAAATTCCAGGAGATGTACAAGCTGCGCGACCAGCAAAAGGCCGAAGGCTGGAATCTGATCACCTACGTGAACGAGGAAGGCGTGAAAGCCGGCATCAACCCGTTCACCGCCGGCAGTGCCAAGCACACCGACGTGATGAAGACCGAGGGGCTGAAGCAGGCGCTGAACAAATACGGTTTTGACGCCGCCTTCGGTGGCGCCCGCCGCGACGAGGAAAAGAGCCGCGCCAAGGAGCGCGTCTACTCGTTCCGCGACAAGAACCATCGCTGGGATCCGAAGAACCAGCGCCCCGAACTCTGGAACATCTACAACTCGCGCATCGACAAGGGCGAGAGCATCCGTGTGTTCCCGCTGTCGAACTGGACCGAGCTCGATATCTGGCAATACATCTTCCTCGAGAACATCGAGATCGTGCCGCTCTACTTCGCCGCTGAGCGCGAGGTGGTCGACTACAACGGCGCGCTGGTGATGATCGACGATGAGCGCATCCTGCAGTACCTCACGCCCGAACAGAAAGCCACCATCCGCAAGGAATGGGTGCGATTCCGCACGCTGGGCTGCTACCCGCTCACCGGCGCAGTCGAATCACGGGCGCAGACGCTGCCCGACATCATCCAGGAAATGCTGCTGACCACCACCAGCGAGCGCCAGGGCCGCGTGATCGACCACGACTCCAGCGGCTCGATGGAGAAGAAGAAAATGGAAGGCTACTTCTAA
- the rsfS gene encoding ribosome silencing factor: protein MNEHTAQMRDIAVAALEDIKAKYIEILDTEELTDLFECMVVASGDSNRQVRALANNVAVELKAKGFEIISTEGEESGEWVLVDAGSLVVHVMLPAVRDYYDLEQLWGGQKPTFNPTGRPWSAV, encoded by the coding sequence ATGAACGAACATACCGCACAGATGCGCGACATCGCTGTCGCCGCGCTGGAAGACATCAAGGCCAAGTACATCGAAATCCTCGATACCGAGGAGCTCACCGACCTGTTCGAGTGCATGGTGGTCGCCTCGGGCGACTCCAACCGGCAGGTGCGCGCACTGGCCAACAACGTGGCCGTCGAGCTCAAGGCCAAGGGCTTCGAAATCATCTCGACCGAAGGCGAGGAAAGCGGTGAATGGGTGCTGGTCGATGCCGGCAGCCTAGTGGTGCACGTGATGCTGCCCGCCGTACGCGACTACTACGATCTGGAACAATTGTGGGGCGGCCAGAAGCCGACCTTCAATCCCACCGGCCGCCCCTGGTCGGCAGTCTGA
- the nadD gene encoding nicotinate-nucleotide adenylyltransferase, with amino-acid sequence MNTLGVYGGTFNPIHHGHLALARGLRNTFALPEVRLIPTGEPPHRPPPQVPAAQRFAWVRDALAGEAGLIADDIELRRSGYSYTIDTLTQLQRERPDALLVWLIGADSLAQLPTWRDWRQLLELGHLVVAARPDTDLASLPAEIAVEFARRRLEAKPDALTKGKLSVLPSPLLPFSSTELRARLACGEDISAQSPVARAIMDSGLYRNHA; translated from the coding sequence ATGAACACCCTCGGCGTCTATGGCGGCACCTTCAATCCGATCCACCATGGCCATCTGGCGCTGGCGCGCGGCCTGCGCAATACCTTCGCATTACCGGAAGTGCGGCTGATCCCGACCGGCGAGCCACCACACCGGCCACCACCTCAGGTTCCAGCCGCACAGCGCTTTGCGTGGGTGCGTGATGCGCTGGCCGGTGAGGCGGGCCTCATCGCCGACGATATCGAGCTGCGCCGAAGCGGCTACAGCTATACCATCGATACGCTGACCCAGCTGCAGCGCGAGCGGCCGGACGCCTTGCTGGTCTGGCTCATCGGCGCCGACTCGCTGGCCCAGCTCCCGACTTGGCGCGACTGGCGGCAGCTGCTCGAGCTGGGTCATCTCGTCGTCGCAGCGCGGCCGGACACCGATCTGGCCAGCCTGCCCGCCGAAATCGCCGTCGAATTCGCCAGGCGGCGGCTCGAAGCCAAGCCTGATGCGCTGACAAAAGGTAAACTGTCGGTTTTGCCCAGCCCGCTATTACCGTTTTCCTCGACCGAACTGCGCGCGCGCCTCGCGTGCGGCGAGGATATCTCGGCGCAAAGCCCGGTCGCCCGGGCGATCATGGATAGCGGGCTCTACCGGAATCACGCATGA
- a CDS encoding chorismate mutase, with protein MQTELQTHVPILRALRAELDELDAQWLALLARRFAITAEVGQLKKQHGLPARDLEREAQQRARFAALASEHGIDPEFAQNLLQLLLDEVVARHQRA; from the coding sequence ATGCAAACCGAACTCCAAACCCATGTACCTATTCTGCGAGCGCTGCGCGCCGAACTCGACGAACTTGATGCCCAGTGGCTGGCATTGCTGGCCCGGCGCTTCGCCATTACTGCCGAAGTCGGCCAGCTAAAGAAGCAGCACGGCCTGCCGGCGCGCGACCTCGAACGCGAAGCGCAACAACGTGCCCGCTTCGCCGCGCTCGCCAGCGAACACGGCATTGATCCCGAATTCGCGCAGAACCTGCTGCAACTGCTGCTCGACGAGGTGGTGGCGCGGCATCAGCGGGCGTGA
- a CDS encoding glutamate-5-semialdehyde dehydrogenase translates to MDIQQYMQDVGRRARAASRAMAKADTAAKNQALNAIADAIVRDAALLTAANEQDMAQARADGLEPALLERLQLTEKTIATMAEGLRQIASLPDPIGNMGDFKYQPTGIQVGKMRVPLGVIGIIYEARPNVTADAAGLCIKSGNATILRGGREAFHCNQAIARLVKEGLATAGLPESAVQIIETPDRAAVGELITMTAFVDVIVPRGGKGLIERISRDARVPVIKHLDGICHVYIDDEADPEKAIRIADNAKTQRYAPCNTMETLLVNENVADVILPPLAAIYREKGVELRGCAATRDILPDAIPATEEDWRTEYLAPILAIRIVADLDAAIDHINTYGSHHTDAIVSENYTKARRFLREVDSASVMVNASTRFADGFEYGLGAEIGISTDKIHARGPVGLEGLTSEKWIVLGDGHIRS, encoded by the coding sequence ATGGATATCCAGCAATACATGCAAGACGTCGGCCGCCGTGCCCGCGCCGCCAGCCGCGCAATGGCCAAGGCCGACACCGCCGCCAAGAACCAGGCACTGAACGCCATCGCCGACGCCATCGTCCGCGATGCCGCGCTGCTGACCGCCGCCAACGAGCAGGACATGGCTCAGGCGCGCGCCGACGGCCTGGAACCGGCGCTGCTCGAGCGCTTGCAGCTTACCGAGAAAACCATCGCCACCATGGCCGAAGGCCTGCGCCAGATCGCCAGCCTGCCCGATCCGATCGGCAACATGGGCGACTTCAAATACCAGCCGACCGGCATCCAGGTCGGCAAGATGCGCGTGCCGCTGGGTGTGATCGGCATCATCTACGAAGCGCGACCGAACGTGACCGCCGATGCCGCAGGTCTCTGCATCAAGTCCGGCAACGCCACCATCCTGCGCGGCGGCCGTGAAGCCTTCCATTGCAACCAGGCCATCGCCCGCCTGGTGAAGGAAGGCCTCGCCACCGCCGGCCTACCCGAATCCGCAGTACAGATCATCGAGACGCCGGACCGCGCTGCGGTCGGCGAGCTGATCACCATGACCGCGTTCGTCGACGTGATCGTGCCGCGCGGCGGCAAGGGCCTGATCGAGCGCATCAGCCGCGACGCCCGCGTGCCGGTGATCAAGCATCTGGACGGCATCTGCCACGTCTACATCGACGACGAGGCCGATCCGGAAAAGGCCATCCGCATCGCCGACAACGCCAAGACCCAGCGCTACGCGCCGTGCAACACCATGGAAACGCTGCTGGTGAACGAGAACGTCGCCGACGTGATCCTGCCACCGCTTGCCGCGATCTACCGCGAGAAGGGCGTGGAGCTGCGCGGCTGCGCCGCCACCCGCGACATCCTGCCCGACGCGATCCCGGCCACCGAAGAAGACTGGCGCACCGAATACCTGGCTCCCATCCTGGCCATCCGGATCGTCGCCGACCTCGATGCGGCGATCGACCATATCAACACCTACGGCAGCCACCACACCGACGCCATCGTCAGCGAGAATTACACCAAGGCGCGGCGCTTCCTGCGCGAGGTGGATAGCGCCAGTGTGATGGTCAACGCCTCGACCCGCTTCGCCGATGGCTTCGAATACGGCCTGGGTGCCGAGATCGGCATTTCCACCGACAAGATCCACGCCAGAGGACCGGTGGGGCTGGAAGGCCTGACCAGCGAAAAGTGGATCGTGCTCGGTGATGGACATATCCGCAGCTGA
- a CDS encoding ATP-binding protein, which produces MRKLFLRFYLTVVVCFLASGLLIGVFYKQMLERINRQYLNDVFQSTIIIVENELGALPQSLWHDEITRLRSKLPVPVNIEAVEAYQLGPALQQSLMNGETLYLPKRNIYIHRIPDTQLAIELGPVAFLARLDSVSWPDIIGLILMSAALGIPTWLWLRPFWRDLLALTRQSRALGRGDFSARTELEESSPLEPLSGTMNRMAQDIEELSSGRQAMIDAISHDVRTPLARLRYRLEAVKAGAPVDGFIAGAERDLAHMDQLVEEWLTLRTLERPEMRPEAQPFEALPWLARQLDELAVTGDAIEFVNASGSDEPWLWADRYYLGRALGNLVNNARRYGGGRVRVTFAWQDGNAALHVDDDGPGIPVDARERLLKPFERLEGSRNRSTGGHGLGLAITAMIMQGHGGALTVGDSDLGGARMSLSWPSPLTAED; this is translated from the coding sequence ATGCGCAAGCTGTTCCTGCGCTTCTACCTCACCGTCGTCGTCTGCTTCCTCGCCTCCGGCCTGTTGATCGGGGTGTTCTACAAGCAGATGCTGGAGCGCATCAATCGTCAGTACCTGAACGACGTGTTCCAGAGCACCATCATCATCGTCGAGAACGAGCTCGGTGCGCTGCCGCAATCGCTGTGGCACGACGAGATCACCCGCCTGCGCAGCAAGCTGCCGGTGCCGGTGAACATCGAGGCGGTCGAAGCCTACCAGCTAGGCCCAGCGCTGCAGCAGAGCCTGATGAATGGCGAAACGCTGTATCTGCCCAAGCGCAACATCTACATTCACCGTATCCCCGATACCCAGCTCGCCATCGAGCTCGGCCCGGTGGCCTTCCTCGCGCGGCTCGACAGCGTCTCCTGGCCGGACATCATCGGCCTGATCCTGATGAGCGCGGCGCTCGGCATTCCTACCTGGCTGTGGCTGCGGCCATTCTGGCGCGACCTGCTGGCGCTGACCCGCCAGAGCCGTGCGCTCGGGCGCGGCGATTTTTCCGCGCGCACCGAGCTTGAGGAATCGTCGCCGCTGGAACCGCTGTCCGGCACCATGAACCGCATGGCACAGGACATTGAAGAGCTGTCCAGCGGCCGCCAGGCGATGATCGATGCCATTTCGCACGACGTACGCACGCCGCTGGCGCGGCTGCGCTACCGGCTGGAAGCGGTGAAGGCCGGCGCCCCGGTCGATGGCTTCATCGCCGGCGCCGAGCGCGACCTCGCCCACATGGACCAGCTGGTCGAGGAGTGGCTGACACTGCGCACGCTGGAGCGCCCCGAGATGCGGCCCGAGGCGCAGCCGTTCGAGGCACTGCCGTGGCTGGCGCGCCAGCTCGACGAGTTAGCCGTGACCGGTGATGCAATCGAGTTCGTCAACGCCAGCGGCAGTGACGAACCCTGGCTGTGGGCTGATCGTTACTACCTCGGCCGCGCGCTCGGCAACCTCGTCAACAATGCGCGGCGCTATGGCGGCGGCCGGGTGCGAGTGACCTTCGCCTGGCAGGACGGCAACGCCGCACTGCATGTCGACGACGACGGCCCCGGCATTCCGGTCGATGCGCGCGAGCGGCTGCTCAAGCCGTTCGAGCGCCTGGAAGGCAGCCGCAACCGCAGCACCGGCGGCCATGGCCTCGGCCTCGCCATCACCGCCATGATCATGCAGGGGCATGGCGGTGCGCTGACCGTGGGCGATAGCGACCTCGGCGGTGCACGCATGAGCCTGTCCTGGCCCAGCCCGCTCACCGCTGAAGACTGA
- the rstA gene encoding two-component system response regulator RstA, with protein MKQRILFVEDDGELAELIGGFLKSFEFDVEHLPDGSTVIDRVRQSPPDLVLLDVMLPGKDGLTLCRELRTFYSEPIVILTSLNSDMNQILGFEIGATDYVVKTTPPAVLLARIRAHLRQTQAGASAVPSTPTSNGNPQTLNFGKLQIDARNRTATYAKEPLHLSTGDFDLLWELARHAGEILSRDHLLKTLRGIEYDGMDRSIDVAISRLRKKLDDDPNEPRKIKTIRHKGYLFATDIWWQE; from the coding sequence ATGAAGCAACGTATCCTGTTCGTGGAAGACGACGGTGAGCTCGCAGAGCTGATCGGCGGCTTCCTGAAGAGCTTCGAGTTCGATGTCGAACACCTGCCCGACGGCAGCACCGTGATCGACCGCGTGCGGCAGAGCCCGCCGGACCTAGTGCTGCTCGACGTGATGTTGCCCGGCAAGGATGGCCTCACGCTGTGCCGCGAACTGCGCACCTTCTACAGCGAGCCCATCGTCATCCTCACCTCGCTCAACAGCGACATGAACCAGATCCTGGGCTTCGAGATCGGCGCCACCGACTACGTGGTGAAAACCACGCCGCCTGCGGTGTTGCTGGCACGTATCCGTGCCCACCTGCGCCAGACCCAGGCCGGCGCCAGCGCGGTACCGAGCACACCGACCAGCAACGGCAATCCGCAGACGCTGAACTTCGGCAAGCTGCAGATCGATGCGCGCAATCGCACCGCCACCTATGCAAAGGAACCGCTGCACCTTTCGACCGGCGATTTCGACCTGCTGTGGGAGCTGGCACGCCACGCCGGCGAGATCCTGTCGCGCGACCACCTGCTGAAGACGCTACGCGGCATCGAATACGACGGCATGGACCGCAGCATCGACGTCGCCATCTCGCGACTGCGCAAGAAACTGGACGACGATCCGAACGAGCCGCGCAAGATCAAGACCATCCGCCACAAGGGCTACCTGTTTGCCACCGACATCTGGTGGCAGGAGTGA
- the def gene encoding peptide deformylase, producing the protein MAIRDVLKMGDPRLYEVAQPVAAFDTPALHALVADLFDTMQASKGVGIAAPQIGVGLQVVIFGFQSNPRYPDAQPVPETVLVNPVLTPLSDEIEEGWEGCLSVPGLRGLVPRHLKLRYTGFDQHGVAIDRTVDGFHARVVQHECDHLNGVLYPFHIRDLHKLGYTEVLFPERGS; encoded by the coding sequence ATGGCGATCCGTGACGTGCTGAAGATGGGTGATCCGCGCCTCTACGAAGTGGCGCAGCCGGTGGCGGCCTTCGATACCCCGGCACTGCATGCGCTGGTGGCCGATTTGTTCGACACCATGCAGGCCAGCAAGGGGGTCGGCATCGCCGCGCCACAGATCGGCGTGGGGCTGCAGGTGGTGATCTTCGGCTTCCAGAGCAATCCACGCTATCCGGATGCGCAGCCGGTGCCGGAGACGGTGCTGGTGAATCCAGTATTGACGCCACTCTCCGACGAAATCGAGGAGGGCTGGGAGGGCTGCCTGTCGGTGCCCGGGCTGCGCGGCCTGGTACCGCGGCACCTGAAGTTGCGCTACACCGGCTTCGATCAACACGGCGTGGCGATCGATCGTACCGTGGATGGTTTCCATGCCCGCGTGGTGCAACACGAGTGCGATCACCTGAATGGCGTGCTTTATCCGTTCCATATCCGCGATCTGCACAAGCTCGGCTACACCGAGGTGCTGTTCCCGGAGCGCGGCAGTTAG
- a CDS encoding cold-shock protein — protein sequence MATGTVKWFNDSKGFGFITPDDGGQDLFAHFSEIQGNGFKSLQENQRVEFEVKQGPKGLQASAIRKA from the coding sequence ATGGCTACCGGTACCGTTAAGTGGTTCAATGATTCCAAGGGCTTCGGCTTCATCACTCCGGATGATGGCGGCCAAGACCTGTTTGCCCATTTCTCCGAAATCCAGGGCAACGGCTTCAAGAGCCTGCAGGAAAACCAACGCGTTGAGTTCGAAGTGAAGCAAGGCCCGAAGGGTCTGCAAGCTTCGGCGATCCGCAAGGCCTAA
- the pth gene encoding aminoacyl-tRNA hydrolase has translation MSATPIKLIVGLGNPGAEYAATRHNAGFWWVDQLARDGGTTLRHDNKFHGLIGRARLHGHEVWLLQPQTFMNRSGLSVVSVAQFYRILPHEILVAHDELDIPPGQIKLKQGGGTGGHNGLKDIQAHLSTPNYWRLRIGIGHPGDRAQVASFVLKPPRAEEQGPIDDTLNRAHLIVPQLLGGDLGGAMQKLHTDDAKRRPHKAAPEG, from the coding sequence ATGAGCGCCACACCCATCAAATTGATCGTCGGCCTGGGCAATCCGGGCGCCGAATATGCGGCCACCCGCCACAACGCCGGATTCTGGTGGGTGGACCAGTTGGCGCGCGACGGGGGCACTACGCTGCGGCACGACAACAAGTTCCACGGCCTGATCGGCCGTGCCCGGCTGCACGGCCATGAAGTGTGGCTGCTGCAACCGCAGACCTTCATGAACCGCAGCGGACTCTCGGTGGTGTCGGTGGCGCAGTTCTATCGCATTCTGCCGCACGAAATCCTGGTGGCGCACGACGAGCTCGACATCCCGCCCGGCCAGATCAAGTTGAAGCAGGGCGGCGGCACCGGCGGCCACAACGGGCTCAAGGACATCCAGGCGCACCTGTCCACGCCCAATTACTGGCGACTGCGCATCGGCATCGGCCATCCGGGCGATCGGGCACAGGTGGCGAGCTTTGTGCTGAAGCCGCCACGCGCCGAGGAGCAGGGGCCGATCGACGATACGTTGAACCGCGCCCACCTGATCGTGCCGCAACTGCTCGGCGGCGATCTCGGTGGCGCGATGCAGAAGCTGCATACGGACGATGCCAAGCGTCGCCCGCACAAGGCGGCGCCCGAGGGCTGA
- a CDS encoding ParA family protein: protein MKTILVANPKGGSGKSTLATQLAAHYAWEGEGVMLGDLDRQHTARRWLDLRPEHYPAIAGWDLAPGEPARPPKGTTVAILDSPAGLHGKKLDAALAVVSHVVVPAQPASFDAWALTDFFVALRETRALRKDKVRVAVVGMRYNPRTQAARRFAEFVAEQSLPLVTCIRDTQLYVQLQPRGLTLFDLPHLRYARDLAQWQPLLNWLK from the coding sequence ATGAAAACCATCCTGGTCGCCAACCCCAAGGGCGGCAGCGGCAAATCGACGCTGGCCACCCAACTGGCTGCCCACTATGCGTGGGAAGGCGAAGGGGTGATGCTGGGCGACCTGGATCGGCAGCATACGGCGCGGCGCTGGCTGGATCTGCGGCCCGAGCACTACCCGGCCATTGCCGGCTGGGACCTTGCACCGGGCGAGCCGGCCCGGCCACCGAAGGGCACGACGGTAGCGATCCTCGACAGCCCCGCCGGCTTGCACGGCAAGAAGCTGGATGCGGCACTGGCCGTGGTCAGCCACGTGGTGGTGCCGGCGCAGCCCGCGAGCTTCGATGCCTGGGCGTTGACCGATTTCTTTGTGGCGCTGCGCGAGACGCGGGCACTGCGCAAGGACAAGGTCAGGGTTGCCGTGGTCGGTATGCGCTACAACCCGCGCACGCAGGCAGCGCGGCGCTTCGCCGAGTTCGTCGCCGAGCAGTCGTTGCCGCTCGTCACCTGTATCCGCGACACCCAACTCTATGTGCAGCTGCAGCCACGCGGGCTGACGCTGTTCGACCTGCCGCACCTGCGCTACGCCCGCGATCTGGCGCAATGGCAACCGCTGCTCAACTGGCTCAAGTGA
- a CDS encoding CobW family GTP-binding protein — MTLPPRIPVNLVTGFLGVGKTTALTRLLADKPADEYWAVVVNEFGEVGIDGATLSAAGANLDVAEVPGGCICCTTSPMLRTALGRIVKARRPDRILIEPSGLGHPAGIVDLLREPMQAKAFELRAVVTLLDPRHLDDARYTGHETWRAQLELADVLVLNKIDLANHVELERARALAMALYPAKLAVVEATQGAFDPALLDLELDAARWGEVAPHSGAHGLAPTRRKPATSAAEAAPSYPLRKTQSSLGSHSCGWVFAPETVFVSYLVADLFEAFGEPDKLGLVGLSRAKGVFHTERDWYRFDWVDGVPGAAISAYRRDNRFEVIVDSETPPDWAALEAALQAAVMPATSQGAG, encoded by the coding sequence ATGACCCTACCACCCCGCATCCCCGTCAATCTTGTCACCGGTTTTCTCGGCGTCGGCAAGACCACCGCGCTGACGCGGCTGCTGGCGGACAAACCGGCCGATGAATACTGGGCTGTGGTGGTCAACGAATTTGGCGAGGTCGGCATCGATGGCGCGACACTGTCTGCGGCCGGCGCCAACCTCGATGTCGCCGAAGTGCCCGGCGGCTGCATCTGCTGCACCACCAGCCCGATGTTGCGCACTGCGCTGGGCCGCATCGTCAAGGCACGGCGCCCCGATCGCATCCTGATCGAGCCGTCCGGCCTGGGCCACCCTGCAGGCATCGTCGATTTGCTGCGCGAGCCGATGCAGGCCAAGGCCTTTGAGTTGCGCGCCGTCGTCACGCTGCTCGACCCGCGGCACCTCGACGATGCGCGCTACACCGGGCACGAAACCTGGCGTGCCCAACTGGAATTGGCCGATGTGCTGGTGCTGAACAAGATCGATCTGGCGAATCACGTCGAGCTGGAGCGTGCCCGCGCGCTGGCGATGGCGTTGTATCCGGCCAAGTTGGCGGTGGTCGAGGCGACGCAGGGCGCGTTCGACCCCGCCTTGCTCGATCTGGAGCTCGACGCTGCGCGCTGGGGTGAGGTGGCGCCGCACAGCGGTGCGCACGGCCTGGCCCCGACTCGCCGCAAGCCAGCCACGTCGGCAGCGGAAGCGGCGCCGTCCTACCCACTGAGAAAAACGCAGTCCAGCCTGGGCTCGCACAGCTGCGGCTGGGTGTTCGCGCCGGAGACGGTGTTCGTGTCCTATCTGGTGGCTGACCTGTTCGAAGCGTTTGGCGAACCGGACAAGCTGGGTTTGGTTGGGCTGTCTCGCGCCAAGGGTGTGTTCCATACCGAGCGCGACTGGTATCGCTTCGACTGGGTCGACGGCGTGCCGGGCGCGGCGATCTCGGCCTATCGTCGTGACAACCGCTTCGAGGTGATCGTAGACAGCGAAACGCCGCCCGATTGGGCGGCGCTGGAAGCGGCCTTGCAGGCGGCGGTGATGCCTGCCACCTCGCAGGGGGCGGGCTAG